One part of the Neoarius graeffei isolate fNeoGra1 chromosome 2, fNeoGra1.pri, whole genome shotgun sequence genome encodes these proteins:
- the LOC132878521 gene encoding stonustoxin subunit beta-like: MFTLFSLFFSFILDFCYLTLDPNTAYCELILSEKNRAVRWSEREQRYSDHPERFDYWPQVLCKESVCGRCYWEVEWSSADGVDISVSYKDISRKGRGNECVFGLNNHSWRLWCSSSSLSFCHNHIKTVLRVPSPSRIGVYVDHSAGTLSYSVSDTMKLLHRVHTTFTQPLYAGFGPYWVSGSTVRLCDPE, from the coding sequence atgttcacattgttcagtttgtttttctcttttattttagatttctgttatctgactctggatcccaacacggcatATTGTgagctcattctgtctgagaagaacagagcggtgagatggagtgagagagagcagcgttactctgatcatccagagagatttgattactggcctcaggtgttgtgtaaggagagtgtgtgtggacgctgttactgggaggtggagtggagcagtGCTGATGGTGTggacatatcagtctcatataaagacatcagcaggaaaggacggggtaatgagtgtgtgtttggaCTCAACAATCATTCCTGGAGACTgtggtgttcttcttcttctctctctttctgtcacaaCCACATTAAGACTGTTCTCAGAGTTCCAtcaccctccagaataggagtgtatgtggatcacagtgcaggaactctgtcctacagcgtctctgacacgatgaagctcctccacagagtccacaccacattcactcagcctctatacgctgggtttggACCCTACTGGGTTTCTGgttctacagtgagattgtgtgatccagaataa